One genomic segment of Amycolatopsis sp. Hca4 includes these proteins:
- a CDS encoding SWIM zinc finger family protein — MSDDRVRGFPAFGPGGHPTRSWWGRAWVRAMEDTALDLRQLKKGRKYAAAGLVGPITVSPGRIAAVVEDADGGPYRTQLRLAELPEAEWTRLLDRVAARAGHLAALLDRDLPPDLAGVDLLPGIGDLDPECDCPGWELPCRHAAALSFQASWLLDADPFLVLLLRGKGEREIREELESRTAPVPVAEPAADRVPGELPDLDAFRPSGAPSVPAAPGVPAEAFALLAANAAGQAEALLAGRGWPGRRHDAVRLAAEFPAVEPRLGEGTGFARAVAAWRYGGPDGLEVLETSWTPPKPVLAAARAALAEAEGEPVFERNRCTVGLVQLRLDRRGRWHPYRLEGGEWWPAGTPEQDPGLLAG; from the coding sequence ATGAGTGACGACCGGGTGCGCGGCTTTCCCGCGTTCGGACCGGGCGGGCACCCGACCCGCTCCTGGTGGGGCCGGGCGTGGGTACGCGCGATGGAGGACACGGCGCTGGACCTGCGTCAGCTGAAGAAGGGGCGCAAGTACGCCGCGGCCGGCCTGGTCGGCCCGATCACGGTCAGCCCGGGCCGGATCGCGGCGGTGGTCGAGGACGCCGACGGCGGCCCGTACCGCACCCAGCTGCGGCTGGCGGAACTGCCGGAGGCGGAGTGGACGCGGTTGCTCGACCGCGTCGCCGCCCGCGCCGGGCACCTGGCGGCCCTGCTGGACCGGGACCTGCCACCCGACCTGGCCGGCGTCGACCTGCTGCCGGGGATCGGCGACCTCGACCCCGAGTGCGACTGCCCGGGCTGGGAGCTGCCGTGCCGGCACGCGGCGGCGTTGTCGTTCCAGGCGTCGTGGCTGCTGGACGCGGACCCGTTCCTGGTGCTGTTGCTGCGGGGCAAGGGCGAGCGGGAGATCCGGGAGGAGCTGGAGAGCCGCACGGCGCCGGTGCCGGTCGCGGAGCCCGCCGCCGACCGGGTGCCGGGGGAGCTGCCCGATCTCGACGCGTTCCGCCCGTCGGGCGCGCCGTCGGTCCCGGCGGCCCCGGGCGTGCCGGCCGAGGCGTTCGCGCTGCTGGCGGCCAACGCGGCCGGCCAGGCGGAGGCACTGCTGGCGGGGCGGGGGTGGCCGGGACGGCGGCACGACGCGGTCCGCTTGGCGGCGGAGTTCCCCGCGGTGGAGCCGCGGCTGGGCGAGGGCACCGGGTTCGCGCGGGCGGTCGCGGCGTGGCGGTACGGCGGGCCGGACGGGCTGGAGGTGCTCGAGACGTCGTGGACGCCGCCGAAGCCGGTGCTGGCGGCCGCGCGGGCGGCGCTGGCGGAGGCCGAGGGGGAGCCGGTGTTCGAGCGGAACCGGTGCACGGTCGGGCTTGTGCAGTTGCGGCTGGACCGCCGGGGCCGCTGGCACCCGTACCGGCTCGAGGGCGGGGAGTGGTGGCCCGCGGGGACGCCGGAGCAGGATCCGGGGCTGTTGGCGGGCTGA
- a CDS encoding ABC transporter permease: protein MRWAVEDGWTMAGRYLAQLARRPARLATVVAFPILMVLIFAYLLGGGMSVPGGGSYREFLLPGMFAMTMAFGLSGTMIAVLDDTGKGVTDRFRSLPMAPSAVFTGRVAADLVNAVLALAVLAGCGLVVGWRPHGTLGETLAAFGLLLLLRTALVWAGIYLGLLTSDPAMVTLAQTLEFPFGFLSSAFVATSTMPAWLGTVAEWNPLSATVTAARVLFGNPGAAGTSWVSAHAVPMAVAWPLVLLAVFVPLSVRRYGRLGN from the coding sequence ATGAGGTGGGCGGTCGAAGACGGCTGGACGATGGCCGGGCGTTACCTGGCGCAGCTGGCGCGGCGCCCGGCCCGGCTGGCCACGGTGGTGGCGTTCCCGATCCTGATGGTGCTGATCTTCGCCTACCTGCTCGGCGGCGGGATGAGCGTGCCCGGCGGCGGTTCCTACCGGGAGTTCCTGCTGCCGGGGATGTTCGCGATGACCATGGCCTTCGGGCTCTCGGGCACGATGATCGCGGTGCTGGACGACACCGGCAAGGGCGTCACCGACCGGTTCCGGTCGCTGCCGATGGCACCCTCGGCCGTGTTCACCGGCCGGGTGGCGGCGGACCTGGTCAACGCCGTGCTCGCCCTGGCCGTGCTGGCCGGGTGCGGCCTCGTCGTCGGCTGGCGCCCGCACGGCACCCTCGGCGAGACGCTGGCCGCGTTCGGCCTGCTGCTCCTGCTGCGCACGGCACTGGTGTGGGCCGGGATCTACCTGGGCCTGCTGACGTCGGACCCGGCGATGGTGACACTGGCGCAGACGCTGGAGTTCCCGTTCGGCTTCCTGTCCAGCGCGTTCGTGGCGACCTCGACGATGCCGGCGTGGCTGGGAACCGTGGCCGAGTGGAACCCGTTGTCCGCCACGGTGACCGCGGCGCGGGTGCTGTTCGGCAACCCCGGCGCGGCCGGGACGTCGTGGGTGAGTGCGCACGCGGTGCCGATGGCGGTGGCCTGGCCGCTGGTGCTGCTGGCGGTGTTCGTGCCGTTGTCGGTGCGCCGGTACGGGAGGCTGGGGAACTGA
- a CDS encoding ATP-binding cassette domain-containing protein, protein MIPQIHAEGLRKRYGDSYALDGFDLSVPAGTLCGLLGPNGAGKTTAVRVLSTLLRHDGGIARVAGFDVATEPAQVRSAIGLVGQQAAVDEILSGRQNLVLFGRLHHLGRREATRRADELLERFGLAETGAKPVSAYSGGMRRRLDLAASLLAAPRVLFLDEPTTGLDPRSRSEVWTAVRSLVADGTTVLLTTQYLEEADRLADRISLVEHGRVVAEGTPAELKGSLGATRIELVLSDPDALGAAAALLARVTGAAPVTEELRVSAPAEPSMLTDVVRALAAAELPFADVALRHPTLDEVFLELTGVAR, encoded by the coding sequence TTGATTCCACAGATCCACGCCGAGGGGCTCCGCAAGCGCTACGGCGACAGCTACGCCCTCGACGGGTTCGACCTCTCGGTCCCGGCCGGCACCCTGTGCGGCCTGCTGGGCCCCAACGGCGCGGGTAAGACCACCGCGGTCCGCGTGCTCTCGACCCTGCTGCGCCACGACGGCGGCATCGCCCGGGTCGCCGGGTTCGACGTCGCCACCGAACCGGCGCAGGTGCGCTCGGCGATCGGGCTGGTCGGGCAGCAGGCCGCGGTCGACGAGATCCTGTCCGGGCGGCAGAACCTGGTCCTGTTCGGCCGCCTGCACCACCTGGGCCGCCGGGAGGCGACCCGCCGCGCGGACGAGCTGCTCGAGCGGTTCGGCCTGGCCGAGACCGGGGCGAAGCCGGTGTCGGCCTACTCGGGCGGGATGCGGCGGCGCCTGGACCTGGCCGCGTCGCTGCTGGCGGCGCCGCGGGTGCTGTTCCTGGACGAGCCGACGACCGGGCTGGACCCGCGCAGCCGCAGCGAAGTCTGGACGGCGGTGCGGTCGCTGGTCGCCGACGGCACGACGGTGCTGCTCACGACGCAGTACCTGGAGGAGGCCGACCGGCTGGCCGACCGGATCTCGCTGGTCGAGCACGGCCGTGTGGTCGCCGAAGGCACCCCGGCGGAGCTGAAAGGCTCACTCGGCGCGACCCGGATCGAGCTGGTGCTCTCCGATCCGGACGCCCTGGGCGCCGCGGCGGCACTGCTGGCCCGCGTCACCGGTGCCGCGCCGGTGACCGAGGAGCTGAGGGTCAGCGCGCCGGCCGAGCCGTCGATGCTGACCGACGTCGTGCGGGCGCTGGCGGCGGCCGAGCTGCCGTTCGCCGACGTGGCGCTGCGGCACCCGACGCTGGACGAAGTGTTCCTGGAGCTGACGGGGGTGGCGCGATGA
- a CDS encoding TetR/AcrR family transcriptional regulator C-terminal domain-containing protein, with amino-acid sequence MTGVSTQENGDGDPRRAIELLWGISPPPRRGPKPKLATADVVRAAVALADAEDLDAVTIRRVAEQLSVSPMSLYTYVPGRAELLDLMTDHVHGELTDPEEGLGWRAALTAVAEDQWALLHRHPWLLQVPTGRPPLGPNSFAKYERELRAVEGIGLGDVEMDAVAGLVTGLVRTTARSSLDNARLARTTGLTDAQWWERAWPVLAGIPAADAAHYPISSRVGQAAGAAHNAAENPAHAFRFGLARVLDGIEMLVLQRQQ; translated from the coding sequence ATGACCGGGGTGAGCACGCAGGAGAACGGTGACGGCGACCCGCGGCGGGCGATCGAGCTGCTCTGGGGCATCTCGCCACCCCCGCGCCGCGGCCCGAAACCCAAGCTCGCCACCGCCGACGTCGTCCGCGCCGCGGTCGCGCTCGCCGACGCCGAGGACCTCGACGCGGTCACCATCCGCCGGGTCGCCGAACAGCTCAGCGTCTCCCCCATGTCCCTCTACACCTACGTACCCGGCCGGGCCGAGCTGCTGGACCTGATGACCGACCACGTCCACGGCGAGCTGACCGACCCCGAGGAGGGCCTCGGCTGGCGGGCCGCGCTGACCGCCGTCGCCGAAGACCAGTGGGCGCTGCTGCACCGCCACCCCTGGCTGCTGCAGGTCCCCACCGGCCGCCCGCCGCTCGGCCCGAACAGCTTCGCCAAGTACGAGCGCGAGCTGCGCGCGGTCGAGGGCATCGGCCTCGGCGACGTCGAGATGGACGCCGTGGCCGGCCTCGTCACCGGCTTGGTCCGCACCACCGCGCGCAGCTCGCTCGACAACGCCCGCCTGGCCCGCACCACCGGCCTGACCGACGCCCAGTGGTGGGAGCGCGCCTGGCCGGTGCTGGCCGGCATCCCGGCCGCCGACGCGGCGCACTACCCGATCTCCTCCCGCGTCGGCCAAGCCGCCGGCGCGGCCCACAACGCCGCCGAGAACCCGGCCCACGCCTTCCGCTTCGGCCTCGCCCGCGTCCTCGACGGCATCGAAATGCTCGTTCTACAGCGCCAGCAGTAG
- a CDS encoding cytochrome P450 → MIPEIDLTDPKVLTDPFTAYDHAREAAAVAKLVIPGFGPFWALTRYREARAMLSDPRFEVNSGSFLRPPGLPEHCLAYLETMAEKDGPEHLRLRRLVAPAFTPKRAAQLRPRLAAITGRLLDELPGHAEDGVVDLVPHFARPLPIDVICELVGIPEADRPRWCGYGAAVAGGLGPDFAEAIPAIIEGAKEAVARNRAQPGDDLIGELVRVQAEDGDRLTDTELVTLVWHLVLGGQTPVNLIANAVETLLRHPDQLDLLRADPGLWPGAVEELMRFCSPQLLATPRFAREDVEIDGRLIGKGERVTAALVAADRDPRVFAEPDRFDVTRSGPAQLGFSHGPHFCLGASISRVQTEVALSMLFERFPDLALTEDVPRAPDGGTWRPARLLLAL, encoded by the coding sequence ATGATCCCCGAGATCGACCTGACCGACCCGAAGGTGCTCACCGACCCGTTCACCGCCTACGACCACGCGCGGGAAGCGGCCGCGGTGGCCAAGCTGGTCATCCCCGGCTTCGGGCCCTTCTGGGCCCTGACCCGCTACCGCGAAGCCCGCGCGATGCTGAGCGACCCGCGGTTCGAGGTGAACTCCGGCAGCTTCCTGCGCCCGCCCGGCCTTCCCGAGCACTGCCTGGCGTACCTGGAGACGATGGCGGAGAAGGACGGACCGGAGCACCTGCGGCTGCGGCGGCTGGTCGCCCCGGCGTTCACGCCCAAGCGGGCGGCGCAGCTGCGGCCGCGACTGGCGGCGATCACCGGGCGGCTGCTGGACGAGCTGCCCGGGCACGCCGAGGACGGCGTGGTCGACCTGGTGCCGCACTTCGCGCGGCCGCTGCCGATCGACGTCATCTGCGAGCTGGTCGGCATCCCGGAGGCGGACCGGCCGCGCTGGTGCGGCTACGGCGCCGCGGTGGCCGGCGGGCTGGGCCCGGACTTCGCCGAGGCGATCCCCGCGATCATCGAAGGCGCGAAGGAAGCCGTGGCGCGCAACCGCGCCCAGCCGGGCGACGACCTCATCGGCGAGCTGGTGCGCGTCCAGGCCGAGGACGGTGACCGGCTCACCGACACGGAGCTGGTCACCCTGGTCTGGCACTTGGTCCTGGGCGGGCAGACGCCGGTGAACCTCATCGCCAACGCCGTCGAGACGCTGCTGCGGCACCCGGACCAGCTGGACCTGCTGCGGGCGGACCCGGGGTTGTGGCCGGGCGCGGTGGAGGAGCTGATGCGCTTCTGCAGCCCGCAGCTGCTGGCCACTCCGCGGTTCGCGCGCGAAGACGTCGAGATCGACGGCCGGCTGATCGGCAAGGGCGAGCGGGTGACGGCGGCGCTGGTGGCCGCCGACCGCGACCCGCGGGTGTTCGCCGAGCCGGACCGCTTCGACGTCACCCGTTCGGGGCCGGCGCAGCTGGGCTTCTCGCACGGGCCGCACTTCTGCCTGGGCGCGTCGATTTCGCGGGTGCAGACCGAGGTGGCGTTGTCGATGCTGTTCGAGCGGTTCCCCGACCTGGCGCTGACCGAGGACGTGCCGCGGGCACCCGACGGCGGCACCTGGCGCCCCGCCCGGCTACTGCTGGCGCTGTAG
- a CDS encoding TetR/AcrR family transcriptional regulator, with protein MARLSRAETQERNRAKVLTAARDEFARRGFREAKIDVIAERAELTRGAVYSNFPGKRALYFAVLADLAEHAPRPATPPPDPAAADVLAAFARAWIARLPLATDSDSEDTRLARDLLPEILADDHTRRPFAQLMQVEAILLGLALERVRPGRRLVRVAEAALTTLHGASQLAAAAPGFGEPFHLVTACAALLDLDLADDRPAEPPITTPAVPDGRAWDPPSATDLLTGGTFRPGDGVVTVLGLHRAAAFEEAVRAGADVTAVLVTSDPGELAPLARLALADLRSCLDQAIAAPARPRLRLVCDARGDLAAAAGVTAVSDATETAVRVEAGRIVARAEGFGACHAAAVGPEPSRSSEG; from the coding sequence ATGGCCAGGCTCAGCCGAGCGGAAACGCAGGAGCGCAACCGCGCCAAGGTGCTCACCGCCGCCCGCGACGAGTTCGCCCGGCGCGGCTTCCGCGAGGCGAAGATCGACGTCATCGCCGAACGCGCCGAGCTCACCCGCGGCGCGGTCTACTCCAACTTCCCCGGCAAACGCGCCCTCTACTTCGCGGTACTGGCCGACCTCGCCGAACACGCGCCCCGGCCCGCCACCCCACCGCCGGACCCTGCCGCGGCCGACGTCCTCGCCGCGTTCGCCCGCGCCTGGATCGCCCGGCTCCCCCTGGCCACCGACAGCGACAGCGAAGACACCCGCCTCGCCCGCGACCTGCTCCCGGAAATCCTCGCCGACGACCACACCCGCCGCCCGTTCGCCCAGCTCATGCAGGTCGAAGCGATCCTGCTCGGGCTCGCCCTCGAACGCGTGCGCCCGGGACGGCGGCTCGTGCGCGTCGCCGAAGCCGCGCTGACCACGCTGCACGGCGCGAGCCAGCTCGCCGCCGCCGCACCCGGCTTCGGCGAACCGTTCCACCTCGTCACCGCCTGCGCCGCCCTGCTTGACCTGGACCTCGCCGACGACCGGCCGGCCGAGCCGCCGATCACCACCCCCGCCGTCCCCGACGGCCGGGCGTGGGACCCGCCGTCCGCCACCGACCTGCTCACCGGCGGCACCTTCCGGCCCGGCGACGGTGTCGTCACCGTCCTGGGCCTGCACCGCGCCGCCGCCTTCGAAGAAGCCGTCCGCGCCGGCGCCGACGTCACGGCCGTGCTCGTCACCAGCGACCCCGGCGAACTCGCCCCGCTGGCCCGGCTCGCCCTCGCCGACCTGCGCAGCTGCCTCGACCAGGCGATCGCCGCCCCGGCCCGGCCCCGGCTGCGGCTGGTCTGCGACGCCCGCGGCGACCTCGCCGCGGCCGCCGGCGTCACCGCCGTCAGCGACGCCACCGAGACCGCCGTCCGCGTCGAAGCCGGCCGGATCGTCGCCCGGGCCGAAGGATTCGGCGCCTGTCACGCCGCCGCTGTCGGTCCGGAGCCGTCGCGTTCGTCGGAGGGGTGA
- a CDS encoding RNA polymerase sigma factor, with protein sequence MDIETAVAEAFRQEWGQVVATLIRITGDWDLAEECAQEAFALALRTWPRDGVPGRPGAWLTTTARNRATDRLRRDALGAAKLREACRMDVHDEPEPDDSGVTDDRLRLIFTCCHPALATEAQVALALRTLAGLSTAEIARAFLVPEATMSQRLVRVKRKIRHARIPYRVPPAHLLPERTAAVLGVLYLTFSEGYSASAGPDLLRPDLAAEALRLARTLAELMPDEPEVLGLLALMLLQHARRATRTDDGGVLVPLEEQDRTRWDTAAITEGTGILEAVLRRRRPGPYQIQAAIAACHATAAHPADTDWPQIAGLYDQLRKHVPSAVVELNRAIAVGMADGPEAGLALLDALPLHGYHLLAATRADFLRRLGRHDEAAHWYREARNLAGTDAERAYLTRRISELVSVPGEPVRRAGEARPPEEHP encoded by the coding sequence GTGGACATCGAGACCGCGGTCGCCGAGGCGTTCCGGCAGGAGTGGGGCCAGGTCGTGGCCACGCTCATCCGGATCACCGGCGACTGGGACCTCGCCGAGGAATGCGCCCAGGAGGCCTTCGCCCTCGCCTTGCGCACCTGGCCGCGCGACGGCGTCCCCGGCCGGCCCGGCGCCTGGCTGACCACCACCGCCCGCAACCGGGCCACCGACCGGCTCCGCCGCGACGCCCTCGGCGCCGCCAAGCTCCGGGAGGCCTGCCGCATGGACGTCCACGACGAACCCGAACCCGACGACAGCGGCGTCACCGACGACCGGCTGCGGCTCATCTTCACCTGCTGCCACCCCGCACTGGCCACCGAAGCCCAGGTCGCGCTGGCCCTGCGCACGCTGGCCGGGCTGTCCACCGCCGAGATCGCCCGCGCCTTCCTCGTCCCCGAAGCGACCATGTCCCAGCGGCTCGTGCGCGTGAAGCGCAAGATCCGCCACGCCCGCATCCCCTACCGCGTCCCGCCCGCGCACCTGCTGCCCGAACGCACCGCCGCCGTGCTCGGCGTGCTCTACCTGACCTTCAGCGAGGGCTACTCCGCCAGCGCCGGGCCCGACCTGCTCCGCCCCGACCTCGCCGCCGAAGCACTCCGGCTCGCCCGCACCCTCGCCGAGCTGATGCCCGACGAACCCGAAGTCCTCGGCCTGCTCGCCCTGATGCTGCTGCAGCACGCCCGCCGCGCCACCCGCACCGACGACGGCGGCGTCCTCGTCCCCCTCGAAGAGCAGGACCGCACCCGCTGGGACACCGCCGCGATCACCGAAGGCACCGGGATCCTGGAGGCCGTGCTGCGGCGCCGCCGTCCCGGGCCCTACCAGATCCAGGCCGCCATCGCCGCCTGCCACGCCACCGCCGCCCACCCCGCCGACACCGACTGGCCCCAGATCGCCGGCCTCTACGACCAGCTGCGCAAGCACGTCCCCAGCGCCGTCGTCGAACTCAACCGCGCCATCGCGGTCGGCATGGCCGACGGCCCGGAAGCCGGCCTCGCCCTGCTCGACGCCCTCCCGCTGCACGGCTACCACCTGCTCGCCGCCACCCGCGCCGACTTCCTGCGCCGCCTCGGCCGCCACGACGAAGCCGCCCACTGGTACCGCGAGGCCCGCAACCTCGCCGGCACCGACGCCGAACGCGCCTACCTCACCCGGAGAATCTCCGAACTGGTGTCGGTCCCCGGCGAGCCCGTTCGTCGGGCTGGTGAAGCCCGACCACCGGAGGAACACCCATGA
- a CDS encoding alpha/beta fold hydrolase, which yields MTTLAVPGATLTYDVQGHGPVLLLVPGGPADAMVFTHIRPLLAEDHTVVTYDPRGLSRSPLTGTPGPDVLRDHAEDVHRLLAEVGPADVLASSGGAITLLEHLRHHAADVRTVVLHEPPVTRYLPAGPDVPALFREQGLAAAFAAFMKVVGIDPAPPLDPRAEGNFAYFFGHLMPATGAYEPDLDALRATPARLVVAIGEESTGLPVHRAARDLATALGTGTEVFPGGHGGFDTHADAFAARLRDVLEGC from the coding sequence ATGACCACCCTCGCCGTTCCCGGCGCCACGCTCACCTACGACGTCCAGGGCCACGGCCCGGTCCTGCTGCTGGTCCCCGGCGGCCCCGCCGACGCCATGGTCTTCACCCACATCCGGCCGCTGCTGGCCGAAGACCACACCGTCGTCACCTACGACCCGCGCGGCCTGTCCCGCAGCCCCCTCACCGGCACGCCCGGCCCGGACGTGCTCCGCGACCACGCCGAGGACGTCCACCGGCTGCTCGCCGAGGTCGGCCCCGCCGACGTCCTGGCCAGCAGCGGCGGCGCGATCACCCTGCTCGAACACCTGCGCCACCACGCCGCCGACGTCCGCACCGTCGTGCTGCACGAACCACCCGTCACCCGTTACCTGCCCGCCGGGCCAGACGTCCCCGCACTGTTCCGCGAACAAGGCCTCGCTGCCGCCTTCGCCGCCTTCATGAAGGTGGTCGGCATCGACCCCGCGCCGCCGCTCGACCCGCGCGCCGAAGGCAACTTCGCCTACTTCTTCGGGCACCTCATGCCGGCGACCGGCGCCTACGAGCCCGACCTCGACGCACTGCGGGCCACCCCGGCCCGCCTGGTCGTCGCCATCGGCGAGGAGTCCACCGGACTGCCGGTCCACCGGGCCGCCCGCGACCTGGCCACCGCCCTCGGGACCGGCACCGAGGTGTTCCCGGGCGGGCACGGCGGGTTCGACACCCACGCCGACGCGTTCGCCGCCCGCCTGCGCGACGTCCTGGAAGGATGCTGA
- a CDS encoding YciI family protein, whose product MQYLLMICGDETAEEHANDGCGGWSEEMQHRGIIRGGGGLRPPTEATTIRVRDGEVLLTDGPFTEAKEQIGGFVILDCADLDEALELAARHPAATYGSIEVRPMLGPEDFA is encoded by the coding sequence ATGCAGTACCTGCTGATGATCTGCGGCGACGAAACCGCCGAAGAACACGCCAACGACGGCTGCGGCGGCTGGAGCGAGGAAATGCAGCACCGCGGCATCATCCGCGGCGGCGGCGGCCTGCGCCCGCCGACGGAAGCCACCACGATCCGCGTCCGCGACGGCGAAGTGCTGCTCACCGACGGACCGTTCACCGAAGCCAAGGAACAGATCGGCGGCTTCGTCATCCTGGACTGCGCCGACCTCGACGAAGCCCTCGAACTCGCCGCCCGCCACCCGGCCGCGACCTACGGCAGCATCGAGGTCCGCCCGATGCTCGGACCGGAGGACTTCGCCTGA
- a CDS encoding DUF1772 domain-containing protein: MSTVVLVAALVAAGLVAGLFYAYACSVMPGLARGDDRTFVEGMRGINIAIVNPVFLLTFLGAPLLAGVAVFLNPGPRPWVIAGFVLLAAMVVITAAVNIPLNNALESGGDDHAAVRAAFETVWVRWNAVRAVVSTAGFGCLVAAVLTSRG; this comes from the coding sequence ATGTCGACGGTGGTGCTGGTGGCCGCGCTGGTCGCGGCGGGGCTGGTCGCGGGGCTGTTCTACGCCTACGCCTGTTCGGTCATGCCGGGCCTGGCGCGCGGGGACGACCGGACGTTCGTGGAGGGCATGCGCGGGATCAACATCGCGATCGTGAACCCGGTGTTCCTCCTGACGTTCCTGGGCGCGCCGCTGCTGGCCGGGGTGGCGGTGTTCCTGAACCCGGGACCGCGCCCGTGGGTGATCGCGGGGTTCGTGCTGCTGGCGGCCATGGTGGTGATCACCGCGGCGGTCAACATCCCGCTGAACAACGCCTTGGAGTCCGGCGGTGACGATCATGCGGCGGTGCGGGCGGCGTTCGAGACGGTGTGGGTGCGCTGGAACGCGGTGCGCGCGGTGGTGAGCACGGCCGGGTTCGGCTGTCTGGTCGCGGCCGTGCTCACGAGCCGGGGTTAG
- a CDS encoding NAD(P)H-binding protein encodes MTTNFLVVGGTGKTGRRVADRLRERGLPTRITSRHGVPPFDWSKRETWPAVLDGVDAVYLTYYPDLVAPEAAGDIRAFTELAVASGVRHLVLLSGRGEEEAEACERIVRESGTGWTILCCSWFAQNFSEHFLLDAVRAGEIVLPAGTVTEPFVDVRDLADVAVRVLTEPGHTGVRYELTGPRLLSFAGAAAEIAAASGRDVRYVPVSPGEFAAAAAGQGVPEAEIGALTELFARVLDGRNASVTPDVERVLGRPATDFAAFARDAAATGVWAR; translated from the coding sequence ATGACAACGAACTTCCTGGTGGTGGGCGGCACCGGCAAGACCGGGCGCCGGGTGGCGGACCGGCTGCGCGAGCGCGGCCTGCCGACGCGGATCACGTCGCGGCACGGGGTGCCGCCGTTCGACTGGAGCAAGCGGGAGACTTGGCCGGCGGTGCTCGACGGCGTCGACGCGGTCTACCTGACCTACTACCCCGATCTGGTGGCGCCGGAGGCCGCCGGCGACATCCGGGCGTTCACCGAGCTCGCGGTGGCGTCCGGGGTGCGGCACCTGGTGCTGCTGTCGGGCCGCGGCGAAGAGGAAGCCGAGGCGTGCGAACGGATCGTCCGGGAGTCAGGGACCGGCTGGACGATCCTGTGCTGCAGCTGGTTCGCGCAGAACTTCAGCGAGCACTTCCTGCTCGACGCCGTCCGGGCCGGGGAGATCGTGCTGCCGGCGGGGACGGTGACCGAGCCGTTCGTCGACGTCCGCGACCTCGCCGACGTGGCGGTGCGGGTGCTGACCGAGCCCGGCCACACCGGTGTGCGGTACGAGCTGACCGGGCCGCGGTTGCTGAGCTTCGCCGGCGCGGCCGCGGAAATCGCCGCCGCGTCGGGCCGGGATGTCCGCTACGTGCCGGTTTCACCAGGGGAATTCGCTGCCGCGGCGGCGGGCCAGGGGGTGCCGGAGGCGGAGATCGGGGCGCTGACCGAGTTGTTCGCGCGGGTGCTGGACGGGCGCAACGCGTCGGTGACGCCGGACGTGGAACGGGTGCTGGGCCGTCCGGCGACGGATTTCGCCGCGTTCGCGCGTGACGCGGCGGCGACCGGGGTCTGGGCGCGGTGA
- a CDS encoding AraC family transcriptional regulator produces MDPLAALLDGPRAHGAFLLRSVLTPPWSLRIEDRAPLTVVAVVRGEAWIVPDGGEGVLLGEGDVAITRGPDPYLVADHPATPPQALILPGQECRTPDGGHLTDLADVGVRTWGHGSDGPVVLLTGTYGMEGEISRKLLAALPALIVLRAGDWPTPLVGLLAAEIGRDVPGQEAVLDRLLDLLLIAALRAWFDRPDTRAPAWYRAHEDPVAGQALRLLQHQPAEPWTVAKLAADVGVSRAALARRFTAAVGETPMAYLAGWRLALAADLLRQHPETTIASIARQVGYGSAFALSAAFKREFGVSPRDYRAR; encoded by the coding sequence ATGGATCCGCTCGCCGCGCTCCTCGACGGCCCCCGCGCCCACGGCGCGTTCCTGCTGCGCTCGGTGCTGACCCCGCCGTGGTCATTGCGGATCGAGGACCGCGCGCCGCTGACGGTGGTGGCCGTGGTCCGCGGCGAAGCGTGGATCGTGCCCGACGGCGGCGAAGGCGTCCTGCTCGGCGAAGGCGACGTCGCGATCACCCGCGGCCCCGACCCGTACCTGGTCGCCGACCACCCGGCGACCCCGCCGCAGGCGCTCATCCTGCCCGGCCAGGAGTGCCGCACCCCCGACGGCGGGCACCTGACCGACCTCGCCGACGTCGGGGTCCGCACCTGGGGCCACGGCAGCGACGGCCCGGTCGTGCTGCTCACCGGCACCTACGGCATGGAAGGGGAGATCAGCCGGAAACTGCTCGCCGCGCTGCCCGCGCTGATCGTCCTGCGCGCCGGCGACTGGCCCACCCCGCTCGTCGGGCTGCTCGCCGCCGAGATCGGCCGGGACGTCCCCGGCCAGGAAGCCGTCCTCGACCGGCTGCTGGACCTGCTGCTGATCGCCGCGTTGCGCGCCTGGTTCGACCGGCCCGACACCCGCGCCCCCGCGTGGTACCGCGCACACGAAGACCCGGTGGCCGGCCAGGCGCTGCGGCTGCTGCAACACCAGCCGGCCGAACCGTGGACGGTCGCCAAGCTCGCCGCCGACGTCGGCGTGTCCCGGGCCGCCCTGGCCCGCCGGTTCACGGCCGCGGTGGGCGAGACCCCGATGGCGTACCTGGCGGGGTGGCGGCTCGCGCTGGCCGCGGACCTGCTGCGCCAGCACCCGGAGACGACGATCGCCTCGATCGCCCGCCAGGTCGGCTACGGCAGCGCGTTCGCGCTCAGCGCGGCGTTCAAACGCGAGTTCGGCGTCAGCCCCCGGGACTACCGGGCCCGGTAG